A section of the Malania oleifera isolate guangnan ecotype guangnan chromosome 2, ASM2987363v1, whole genome shotgun sequence genome encodes:
- the LOC131149556 gene encoding histone H4: MSGRGKGGKGLGKGGAKRHRKVLRDNIQGITKPAIRRLARRGGVKRISGLIYEETRGVLKIFLENVIRDAVTYTEHARRKTVTAMDVVYALKRQGRTLYGFGG, encoded by the coding sequence ATGTCGGGCCGCGGAAAGGGAGGCAAGGGCTTGGGCAAGGGAGGAGCCAAGCGTCACAGGAAGGTCCTCAGAGATAACATTCAGGGCATCACGAAGCCTGCGATTCGTCGTCTGGCGAGGAGAGGAGGCGTGAAGAGGATCAGCGGATTGATCTATGAAGAAACCAGAGGGGTCCTGAAGATTTTCCTGGAAAATGTTATTCGCGATGCTGTGACCTATACGGAGCACGCCAGGAGAAAGACTGTGACGGCCATGGACGTGGTTTACGCTTTGAAGAGGCAGGGAAGGACTCTCTATGGCTTTGGTGGTTAA